The DNA sequence GGGGATGAGAACAACCACGGGGAAGACGGCGGCACCGCCGCCGACAACAAGCAGGCGATGGGCCTTTCGCTCGGCCTCTCCCTCGGCACGAGCATCGGCATCGCGCTCGGCCTGACCGTCTTCGACAACCTCGGGCTCGGGCTGGCCCTGGGGATGGGGCTGGGCATCGCCGTCGGCGCCGCGGTCGGAGCCTCGAGCGGCGGTGGCCGGAAGCGGACGGGGCAGGCGAAGGACGGAGCCGAGTAGCCAACGCGTTCGCTAGGGTCCCCGCCCATGACCGACTCCGACTTCCTGACCACCACCCGCACCTTCTACGACGCCATCGCCGAGGACTACGCGGACCTCTTCCGGGACGAGCTCGCGGGCAGACCCTTGGAGCGGGCGTTGCTGGGAGTGTTCGCCGAACTCGTCGACGGGGACGGGCCGGTGGCCGACCTGGGATGCGGGCCGGGCCGGACCACCGCCCGCCTCGCCTCACTCGGGCTCTCCGTGTTCGGGCTCGATCTGTCGGAGTCGATGCTGGCGATCGCGCGCCGCGAGAACCCGGGGCTGCGGTTCGAGCAGGGTTCGATGCTCGAACTGGATCTGGCGGACGGCGCGCTGGCCGGTGCCCTGTCCTTCTACTCCTCCATCCACACGCCGGTGGACCGGCTCCCGGACCTCTTCGCCGAGTTCCACCGTGTGCTGGCGGCCGGCGCGCCCCTGCTCGTCGCGTTCCAGGCCGGAGACGAACACCGGCACCACGACCGGCCCTTCGGGCACCCGGTCTCGCTGACCTTCCAGCGCCGTCGGCCGGAACACATGGCCGACCTGCTGACCGGGGCCGGGTTCACCCTCGTCTCCCGGACGGTCCGCGAGCCCGACCCGGCGCTGGACGAGACGTCCCCGCAGGCGTTCCTGATCGCCCGAAAGCCCGAGCGCTAGAGGCTCCCGGCGATGTCCCGCGCCGCGATGTACCCGAACGTCATCGCCGGGCCGATCGTCGAGCCCGCGCCCGCGTAGCTGTGCCCCATGACGGCCGAGCTCGCGTTGCCGGCGGCGTACAGCCCCTTGATCACCGAACCGTCCTCCCGCAGCACGCGGGCGCGGGCGTCGGTGAGAAGGCCGCCCTTGGTGCCGAGGTCGCCGGGGACGATGCGGAAGGCGTGGTACGGGGGCAGCCACAGGGGCGCGAGGCAGGAGTTGGGCAGGACGGACGGGTCCGTGTAGTAGTGGTCGTAGGCGCTGTCGCCTCGTTTGAAGTCGGGGTCCCTGCCGTGCCGGGCCTGTGCGTTGAAGCGGTCGACGGTGGTCCGCAGGGCCGGCGCCGGGACGCCGATCGACCGTGCGAGCGCGTCCAGCGTCCAGGCCTTGTGCGCGGCGCCCGAGCTGTACCAGTCGGCCGGGAGGGGCAGGGCCGGGAGGACGTCCTTGAAGAGGTACCGGTTGCGGTAGTACTGGTCGACGATCAGCCAGGCCGGGATGGCCGGGCTCGTGTCGTGGACGTCGTACATGGTGTGGACGACGTCGCTGTAGGGAGCGGCCTCGTTGACGAAGCGGGCGCCGGCGGCGTTGATCAACAGGCCGCCGGGAAGGGTGCGTTCGGCGAGGCAGAAGTAGGGCTGGCCGGGGAGGGGGATCGCCGGGCCCCACCAGGCGTCGTCCATGAGGCCGAGCGCGGCGCCGAGCCGGTGTCCGGCCCGGATGCCGTCGCCGGTGTTCTCCTTCGCGCCGACCGTCCAGTCCGTGCCGATGGGCTGCCGCTGGTAGTGCTCGCGCATGGCCGCGTTGTGCTCGAAGCCGCCCGAGCCGACGATCACGCCACGGCGGGCGCGCACCAGGCCGGGGGCGCCGTCCCGGGTGACGACCGCGCCGCTCACGGTGCCGTTCTCGACGTACAGGTCGGTGAGGGGCGTGCCGAGCCACACCGGGACCCCGGCCGACCGCAGCCCCAGGCGCAGGCCGGCCGCCAGCGACTGTCCCATGGTCAGCGGCTTCTCACCGCGCAGCGCCGCGGCCGTACCGCGCGCGAGACAGGCCGCGGCCACGGCGGCGCCCTTGACGTTCACCGCCGCCAGGGCCAGCCACTTGTAGTCCGCGCTGAAGACGACCATGCCGGCGGGCACGTCCATGTACGGCGGGTTCAGCCGCGCCAGCTCGGGGCCCAGGAGGTTGCCGTCGAGTTGGTCGGGCTCGATGGAGCGGCCGTTCGGGAGGCCACCGGGCAGTTCGGGGTAGTAGTCGGCGTACCCCTCCATCCAGCGGAATCGCAGCGGGCTGTTGGCCATGACGAAGGACAGCATCGCCGGGCCGTGCGCGAGGAAGGCCCGCTGCCGCTCGACGGAGACGTCCGGCCCGACGACGGCGGCCAGATACTCGGCCGCCTTCGCCGGTGTGTCCGGCACACCGGCCGCGATGATCACCGAGTTGTTCGGTATCCAGATCCCGGCCCCGGACCGCGCGGCGGACCCTCCGAAGGTGGGCGCCTTCTCCACCACCACGCAGCTCAGCCCCTGCTTGGCCGCGGTCAGCGCGGCGGTCATGCCGGCGGCTCCGGAGCCGATGACGACGACGTCGTAGGTGCCGAGCAGGGGCAGGTCGGCCGCGTGGGCGGCGGGCTGGGCCACGGCCCCGGCCCCGAGGGCCGTGCCTGCGGCGCCGGCGGCACCCGCGGCCAGTACGTGTCTTCGCGAAAGGTGCACGCTGCTGGTCATGGAGGCCGCTCCCGCCCTGGACGACGCCGCGTTTCTGAGGGTGTGTCAGAAATGCGAATGTGACGCGGATGCCGCGTGAAGTCAAGGGCGTGGCCGGGGAGTCGAATCCGCCGTCCGCTCGCGTCTTTTGGGTCGGCACCCGCTCCCTCCCCCGCCTTGGTCCGGACACCGGCGAGGGTGTGGAGCGGGTTGCCGCCCGGGCCCTTCCAGGATCGTCGTCCATCGGCCAAGGCCCAGTCAATCCTTGGGATTTATGGCTGACCCCAAGCATTAACTTAGAGGTCATGACCCTCGATGACCTGCGTGTGTTCGTGGCCGTGTGCCGTGCCGGGAGTCTCAGCTCGGTGGCCCGGGAACTGGGGTGCACCCAGTCCGCGGTGAGTCAGCATGTGAAGCGCCTGGAGCGGGAGACCGGGGTCGCGTTGCTGGAACGGCAGCCCCGGGGGGTCGTGCCGACGCAGGCCGGCCGGGTGCTGGAGGCGGCCGCCGCCGAGGGGATTTCGGGGCTGGACCTCGCCGTGCGGCAGCTGCGGGATCTCGTCGACGGCGAGAGCGGGTACGTGCGGGTGGCGACAGGGGCGACGACCGTACGGCACTTCATGGCGGAGGCGGTCGTCGCGTACCGGCGGCGGCATCCCCGGGTCAATCTGGAGTTCCGCACGGTCAGTTCGGGCCGGGGCAGCTTCGACGCGCTGGCCGACGGCACGCTCGACCTGGCCTGGATCACCCTCGGACCGCAGGTGCGCGGTATCGAGCAGCGGCCGGTGGTGGAGCTGCCGTGGGTGCTGGCGGTGCGGGCCGACGATCCGCTCGCGGCACGGCCGTACGTCGATGTCGGCGCCGACCTGCGTGACGTACGGCTGATCCGGCTGCCGCCGAACTCCGCCTCGGCGGCCCATCTGGACGCCGCCTGTGCCGAGCTGGGCGTCCGGTTCGCGCACGACACGAGCGTCGCCGACTGGGACACCGCGCTGCTGCTGGCCGAGCTGGGGGTCGGACGGGCGGTCCTGCCCGCGCTGCCGGGACTGCCGGTCCCCGGTGAGGGGGAACTGCGCCTGATTCCACTCCCCGGACTGCGCCCCCTGCCCGTGGGCTGGGCCGTCCGCCGCTGGGACGCGCTCAGCCCGCCGGCCCGGGCGTTCGCGGACCTGGTGGAGAGTCACCGCCGGGCCACACGCGCCTGACTGCGGCCGATTCGGGCCGGTCAGTTCAGGCCGATGGCCGCGCAGTCCGCCTTGTACTCAGCGGTGCAGATGTCCTTGACGGTGTAGACGCCGTCCTGGATCACCGTCTGCTTGATGTTGCTCTTGGTCAGCGGGACCACCGAGACCAGCTGGGCCGGGATGCCGTCCTGGGTCGGGCTGTCGACCGAGTCCTGGGTCAGGGCGTCGAACTGGATCGTGCGTCCCTGGGCCTTGAACACGGCCATCTTCGCGGCGTTGGTCGCCTCCAGCAGGAACGACTTGTACACCGTCATGAACTGCTCGCCCGCGACGATCCGCTGCACCGCGTCCAGGTTGGCGTCCTGCCCGGTCACCGGCGGGATCTTGCTCGCGCCGGACTCCTTGAGGGCGTCGATGACGGCGCCCGCCATGCCGTCGTTCGCCGAGTAGACGGCGGCGATGTTGTCCAGGCCGACGGCGGAGATCGCCTTCTCCATGTTCGCCTTGGCGATCTCGGGCGACCACTTGTCGGTGTCGTACCGCTTGACGATGTTCACCTCGCCCTCGAGCTCGTCGAGCGCGCCCTTCTTGAACCGGCCGGTGTTCGGGTCGGCGGGGTCGCCGTTCATCATGACGACCTTGCTGGTCGCGGCCTTCGCGCCGAGGTCCTCGACGAGGGCGCGGCCCTGTACCTCACCGACGAGCTCGTTGTCGTGGGAGACGTACGCGTCGATCGGCCCCTCGGCGAGCCGGTCGTAGGCGATGACGGGAATGCCCGCGTCCTTCGCCTTCTGCACGTCCGGCGCGATGGCCTTGGAGTCCAGCGCGTCCACGAGGATGACGTCCACCGCGTCGGCGATCATCTGCTGGAACTGCTGACTCTGCTTGTCCGTGCTCGACTCGGCGTTGGCGTAGACGACCTTGCCCTTGTCGTGGGTGAGGGAGGCGACTTCCTTCTTGATCAGCGGATGGTCGAACTTCTCGAAGCGCGCCGTGTCCTTGTCGGGCAGCAGGAGCCCCACCGTGACGTCGTCGCCCTTGTCGGGCGACTCCGAGCTGTCACCGCCCCCGATGCCGTCGACCACACCGCACGCGGCGAGCGAGAGCGCCGAGGCGGACGCGACGAGGGCTATGGAGAACCGGCGTACAGCGGACGTGTGGGGGGTACGAGCATTCACTACTGGTGCCTTCCGAGCGGATGAGCGGCTTTGCTACCCGGTGGCGGTAGCCAACGTGGCCACGGCATGTCACGTCAAGCAATTGTCGTAACGAGACGGCAACCGTTTGTCGTGATGTCGGGTCCTGGCGGGTTGCCCCGAACCGCGGCTATGTGGCGTACAGCTCCTCGACCTCCGCCGCGAAGTCCCGCATCACAGCCTCCCGTCGCAGCTTCATCGACGGCGTGAGGTGGCCGTCCAGCTCCGTGAAGTCCATCGGCAGGATCGTGAAGCGGCGGATGGACTCCGGGCGCGAGACCAGCTTGTTGGCCTCGTCGATCGCGCGTTGCAGGATCGCCCTCAGTTCGGCGTCGTCGACGAGGAGCTCCGCGGGGACGGGGTGCTTGCCGTTCATCCGGCGCCAGTGGCTCACGCCGTCCATGTCCAGGGTCATCAGGGCGGACACGAAAGGCCGCCGGTCGCCCACGACCATGCACTGGGAGATCAGGGGGTGGGAGCGCAGCCAGTTCTCCAGGGGCGCCGGGGCCACGCTCTTGCCGCCCGCCGTGATCAGGAGTTCCTTCTTGCGGCCGGTGATCGTCAGATAGCCCTCGTCGTCCAGGGCGCCGATGTCACCCGTCGGCAGCCAGCCGTCGGCGGCAGCCGGGACGACGCCGCCCGCGGACGGGTCCCAGTAGCCGCGCAGCACCTGCTCGCCGGAGATGAGGATCTCGCCGTCCGAGGCGATCCGGATGCGGGTGCCGGGCAGGGGCCAGCCCACCGTTCCCAGGCGGGGCTTGGAGGGCGGGGTCACCGTCGCGGCGCCCGTCACCTCCGTCAGACCGTAGCCCTCGTAGATCTCGATGCCGGCGCCGGAGTAGAAGGCGGCCAGGCGGCGGCCGAGCGGTGAGCCGCCGCAGATCGCGTAGCGCACCCGGCCGCCCATCGCGTTGCGGATACGGCGGTAGACCAGGGGGTCGTAGAAGGCGCGGGCCGTCTTGAGCGTCGTGCCGGGGCCACCGCCCGTCCCCGAGGCCCGGGCCTCCATCGCCTCGCCGTAGCGCTCGGCCACCGAGGCCGCGCGGTCGAAGGACGACGCCCGGCCGCCCGTCTCGGCCTTGGCGCGGGCGGAGTTGAAGATCTTCTCCAGCATGTAGGGGATGGTCAGCAGGCACGTGGGGCGGAAGGCCGCCAGGTCCGGCAGCAGGTCCTCCGCCTTCAAGCTCGGCGCGTGGCCGAGGCGCACCCGGGCCCGGATGCAGGCCACCGCGACCATACGGCCGAAGACGTGCGACATGGGGAGGAAGAGCAGCACCGACGCCTCTTCGCTCGTGCGCGCCTTGAAGATCGGGTAGAGCAGCTCGATCGCGTTGTCCACCTCGGCGAAGAAGTTGCCGTGCGTCAGCGCGCAGCCCTTCGGGCGGCCGGTCGTGCCCGAGGTGTAGATGAGCGTCGCCAGCGTGTCCGGCACCAGCATGCCCCGCCGTACGCCCACTTCGCCGTCCGGCTGCTGCGCGCCCAGCTCCGCCAGCCGCTCCACATGGCCCTTCTCCATCACCCACATGCGGTGCAGATCGGGCACCCGGTCCAGTTCGGGGCCGAGGGCGGCCGCCTGCGCGGCGGTCTCCGTGACCAGGGCCACCGCACCGGAGTCCTGGAGGATCCAGCGGGTCTGGAAGACGGAGGAGGTGGGGTAGACGGGGACCGTGACGAGGCCGGCCGCCCACGCGCCGAAGTCGAGGAGCGTCCACTCGTACGTCGTCCGCGCCATGATCGCGATCCGGTCGCCCGGCTCCAGTCCCTCGGCGATCAGGCCCTTCGCCACCGCCTGCACCTGCTCGGCGAACTGCGCCGCCGTCACGTCCGACCACCGCCCGTCCTCGCCCCTGCGGCTGAGGACGACCGCGTCCGGCGCCGCCGCCGCGTTGTCGAAGGGCAGGTCCCCGAGCGACCCATGGGTCACGGGCGGCGCGAACGGCGGTACGTACGCCTCCCGTACGGCACCGTCCAGTCGTCGCGTCTCGGGCTGCACCAGGGTCGGGCCCGGAGCGTCGTCGAAGGCGGCCGAGGCGGCGAAAGAGGGAAGCGGGGTGGACACGGGCGGCTCCTGCGGCGGGCGTGCAGCGAAGAAACTGCTTGCTGCATGACGTACGTGCCTCGCGCACCGTGGCGTTCACCTGCCGAGGCCTGCGGAAACGGGTTACCGCTGGTTAGGCAGGCGATCGTACGGCGCGGGCGTGTGGGGGTTGTGCGGGTTCGGGGGTGGTCCGGAGCCGGGTATGTGCAACGTCGGGGGTTATGTGAGGGACACTCAGCTTCGTCTCACCGTCCCCTTACCTTCGCTCCAGAACAGCCGTCACCCCCTGCCCGCCCGCCGCGCACACCGAGATCAGCCCGCGCCCCGAACCGCCCTTCTGCGCCAGCAACTTGGCCAGCGTCGCCACGATCCGCGCACCGGTCGCCGCGAAGGGGTGACCGGTGGCCAGGGAGGACCCGGTCACGTTCAGCCGGGCCCGGTCCACGGGGGCCAGGCCCCGCTTCTCCCACGCCGCCAGCGTGGCCAGCACCTGGGAGGCGAAGGCCTCGTGGATCTCGACGAAGTCGAAGTCGGGGAGGGCAGCCCCGGCCCGCTCCAGCATCCGCGGGACGGCGTAGGCCGGTGCCATGAGCAGCCCGTCCGCACCGCCCGCGACATCGCCCCGTACGAAGTCCACGGCCGCCGTCTCGTAGGCGGTGAGGTACGCCAGCGGCTCCAGCCCTCTGCGCGCGGCCCACTCCTCGCTCGCCAGCAGCACGACCGCCGCCCCGTCCGTCAGCGGCGTCGAATTGCCCGCCGTCATCGTCGGGTCGGGACCGTCGAGGCCGAACACCGGTTTCAGCGCGGCCAGTTTCTCCGGCGTCGAACCGGGGCGCAGGTTCTGGTCCCTGTCCAGGCCCCGGAAGGGCACGACCAGATCCTCGAAGAAGCCCCGCTCGTACGCCGCCGCCAGTCGCTGGTGGCTGGCCGCCGCCAACTCGTCCTGCGCCTCGCGGGAGACACCCCAGGCCCGTGCCGTGACGGCGGCGTGCTCCCCCATCGACCGCCGGGTGCGGGGCTCGGCGTTGCGGGGGATGTCGGGGACGAGGTGGGACGGCCGTACGCCGGACAGGGCCTTGAGCCGGCCGCCGAGCGACTTGGCCCGCCGGGCCTGAAGCAAGATGCGCCGCAGCTCGTCGTTGACACCGAGGGGCGCGTCGCTCGCGGTGTCCGCGCCGCCGGCGATCGCCGACTCGGTCTGGCCGAGCGCGATCTTGTTGGCGGCGGCGATGACGGCCTGGAGACCGGTGCCGCAGGCCTGCTGGATGTCGTAGGCGGGCGTGCGGGCGTCCAGCTTCGAGCCGAGGACGGTCTCGCGGGCGAGGTTGAAGTCCCGGCTGTGCTTGAGGACGGCCCCGGCGACGAGCTCTCCGACCGCGCCCGGATCGCCCAGCTCGTACCGCTCGGCCAGGCCGTCGACCACGGCCGTGAGCATGTCCTGGTTGGACGCGGTGGCGTACGGGCCGTCGGAGCGGGCGAACGGGATACGGGTGCCGCCGATGATCGCGACGCGCCGGACCGCCGGCGCCAACAGGGAGCTCATCTCCACCCACTCCTCATGTCCACCATGGACTTACCTCGGGTAACCTTACTCCGGAGTCAGCACCCGAGCGCACTGGGAGTGGGACATGGCCGACCGCTATCTGAGCTTCACCGGCACGGCGCCCGGCCGCCTCCTCACCCGCCGACTCGGGCTGCCGCAGCCCGCCGCGCTCCAACGCTGGACACCGGAGCGACCCTCGCTGGAGGGCGACCGGCTGCTCCTGACGGCCGGCAAGTCGGACCTCGGCCTCACCGATGCCGGTGCCGGCGCGAATCCCAGTGCCGGTGCCCGTACCGCCCTGGGCCTCGACCTGACGACCGCCCCCTCCGAGAAGCCCGCCGCCGTCGTCCTGGACGCCACGGGCGTCCGTGACGTCGAGACGCTCGCCGAGGTGCACGCGGCCCTCCACCCGGTCGTACGGTCGGTCGCCGACAGCGGCCGGGTCGTCGTGCTCGGCGCGCCCCTCGACCCCGCCGACCACCACCAGGCCGCCGTCCAGCAGGCCCTGGAGGGCTTCACGCGCTCGCTCGGCAAGGAGATCGGGCGCGGCAGGACGGTGAATCTCGTACGGCTGACGGACGCGCACGCCGCCGAGTCGACCCTGCGCTTCCTCCTCTCCCCCAGGTCGGCGTACGTCAGCGGCCAGGTCGTCGAGGTGGGTTCGGCCCCGGCGGACGTCACCGCACCCCACGACCCCGACCGCCCCCTCACCGGCCGCACCGCCCTGGTCACCGGCGCCGCGCGCGGCATCGGCGAGGCGGTCGCCGAGACGCTGGCGAGGGACGGCGCCCAGGTCGTCGTACTCGACGTGCCGCAGGCCGAGCAGGGCGCGCGGCGCGTGGCCGACCGGCTCGGCGGCACCGCCCTCGCGCTCGACATCACCGCCCCCGACGCGGGCACCCGCATCGCCGCCGCGCTGCCCGACGGCCTGGACGTCCTGGTGCACAACGCGGGGATCACACGCGACCGGCGGCTGGTCAACATGCCCGCCGAGCGCTGGAGTTCAGTGCTCGACGTCAATCTCGCGAGTGTGCTGCGCACGACGGACGCGTTGCTGGAGAGCGGGACGCTGAGGCGGGGCGGGCGGGTCGTGGCGACGGCGTCGATCGCGGGGCTGGCGGGGAACGCCGGGCAGACCAACTACGGCGCGAGCAAGGCGGGCGTCGTCGGACTGGTCCGGGCCCTCGCGCCACGCGCCCTCGCCGAGCACGGGGTGACGGTGAACGCGGTCGCGCCCGGGTTCGTCGAGACGAAGATGACCGCCGCGATTCCCCTGTTCATCCGGGAGGCGGGGCGCCGGATGAACTCCCTCGCGCAGGGTGGACTGCCGATCGATGTCGCCGAGACGACCGCCTGGCTGGCGGATCCGGGATCCTCGGGCGTCAACGGCCAGGTCGTCCGGGTATGCGGCCAGAGCCTGCTGGGGGCGTGATGTCCCTCGTCCTCACCGCTCCTCCTTCGCTTCCGCCCCTGCTCGCCCGGGGCGCCCTGCTGTCACCCTTCAAACGCCCGGGCCCGGAGGCGGAGTTCCCGCGCACGAGGCTCGTTCTGCCGGACCTTCGCGTCGACCTCGCCCGGCTGGCCGCGTACGAGCGGGTGTGCGGGTTCCCCACGGGGGACGACGCGCTGCCGGTGACGTATCCGCATGTGCTCGGTTTCCCGCTGGCGATGCGGCTGATGAGCGGACGGGATTTCCCGCTGCCGCTGCTCGGTCTCGTCCACACGTCGATCACCGTCACCCGGCACCGGGCCCTCACCGCCACGCGTGGGTACGAACTCTCCGTGCACATCGACGGTTTGGTGCCCCACCGGCGCGGAACGGAGGCCGCCGTGGTCACCGAATTGCGGGCCGCTGACGAGGTCGTGTGGGAGTCGCGGAGCACATATCTGGCCAGGCACCGCACCGACGGCCGTACGGCGTCCGGGCAGGTGCAGGGCATGCGGGACGGCCAGGAGGCGCTGGACGTGCTGGAGTACAAGCCGCTGCCCGCCGTCGCCGAGTGGCGGCTCGCCGCCGACGTCGGACGCCGTTACGGTGCCGCCTCCGGTGACCGCAACCCCATCCACCTCCACCCGCTCACCGCCCGCCTGTTCGGCTTCCCCCGGGCCATCGCGCACGGCATGTGGACGGTGGCCCGCTGCCTCGCCGCGCACGGCACTCCGGAGGCGGTGCGGGTGCGGGCCGGCTTCCGGGCACCGGTCCTGCTGCCGGGGACGGTGACGTACGCCGCGGAGGGCGGGCGGTTCGAACTGCGGGGCGGCCAGGACCGCGTCCACCTGGCCGGGGAGGTCTACCCGCTCGCCCCGTGAGGGGCGTCCGGCGGTGACCAGGGCCGGCCGTCCATGAGGTTGCCGAGGCCCGACCAGGCGAAGTTCATCAGTGTCGCCGCCGCTTCCCGTGCCGTCACGGCCGGCGTGGAGTTGGCCCAGTCGGCCAGGGACTCCGCGGCGCCGACCAGGGCCTCGGCGAGACCGGCGACCTCGCTCTCCGGCAGGTCGGGGTCGCGGTGGGCCTCGCGTGCCGCGACGAGGATCAGCTGCGTCACGAACTCGACTATCTCCGTGCGCATCTTGGCGACCTCGGACGCGAACGGCTCGCCGTGCGTGCGCGCCTGGAGGTGCAGGACGGACCAGGCGTCCGGGTAGTGAGAGGTGTGGGTGAAGAACGCCCGCAGCCCTTCCCAGAGCTGGCGGTCGGCGGGCAGCTCGGTCCGCACGCCGGAGCGCACTGCCACGACGAGCGCGGCGGCCTCGCGCCGGATGCAGGCGGTGAAGAGGTCTTCCTTCGAGTTCAGATACAGATACACCAACGGCTTCGAGACACCCGCCAGTTCGGCTATCTCGTCCATCGACGCGGCCATGTACCCGCGCCTGCCGAAGGTCCGCACGGCGGCGTCCAGCATCTGCTGCTCACGGACGGCCCGCGGCATCCGTTTGGTCTTCACGGCACCCATGGCCGTTAGCGTACGGGCCGGGAGGGAGATCCCACCCGGCCCGCCGTGAACAGCTGTCCCTACTTGTCGTCGCTCAGCTCGTCGGCGAACCGTGCCACCCGGTCCGTCAGCACCTGCCCGTCGACCGCCGGCAGGGCCGTCAGCCGCGGCAGCAGCTGCGCGGTGAGCAGAGTGGACAGGGCGGAGGTGTCGGCGCTGCTGCCGTCGGTCCGTACGACCACCGGCTGCGGGGCCCGGCCGGCGAGCTTCGCGCCCACCTCCAGGCGACGCCGGGCGAGTTCGTACTGAAGGACCGCGCGGTTGTCGCGGTAGGCCTTGGCCAGGGCGCGCTGGGCGCGGGCCTCGTTCTCGGCGGCGATCAGGCCGCTGCGGCCCCGCGTCTCGATCTCGAACCGCACGCGCTGGGCGTTGGTCTCCTGCTCCTCCAGCAGCTGGGCGACCTCTTCACGGGCCCGGTTCAGCGCGGCCTTGACCTCGACGATCCTGGCGTCGCGCACCTTCTTGGCGCGCTCGATGTCCATGCCCAGCTGGTCGATCCGACGCTTGCGGATGAGCCCCCACTCCTGGTCGTACGCCGTGCGCTCCTTGGCGACCCGCTCCCGGGTGGCCAGGTGCTGCTGGTACTGCGCCGGCAGCTGCACGTCCGGGATGTTGGAGCCGGTGATGCGCACGCCGTAGCCGGACAGCTGGCGGTTGAGCAGCTCCTGCATGTCGGCCACGTCCGAGCCACGCAGGTCGTACGCCCGCTCGGTGCGCATCTTGCGCGCCCGCTGCCGGATCGCGTCCTGTACGGCGCTGGAGAGCACCAGGTCGAAGTTGCCCGCGCCGATCGTGCGGACGAACAGCACGGCGTCGGTGATGCGGAACTTCAGGAAGAACTCGATGGAGCGCAGCGGCACGTTCTCCTGCGTCGGGCAGGCCATCACCGGCGCGGAGTACGGGATCTCGGTGGCGGTGTCGACGACGAAGTCGACCCTGGACCACGGGTGCCACAGGTAGTGCCGGCCGGCGTCCAGGGTGCGGATGACGGCGCCGTAGCGGGTCAGCACGCCGTTGGTGCCCTGCTCGATCTCGACGATCGAGGAGCGCCACCACCACAGCGCGCCGATCACCAGCAGGACCGCGCCGCCGGCGTAGGAGAGGGTGGCGAGGGTGCCGTAGGCGAGGTCCCCGGCGACC is a window from the Streptomyces sp. NBC_00299 genome containing:
- a CDS encoding class I SAM-dependent DNA methyltransferase, encoding MTDSDFLTTTRTFYDAIAEDYADLFRDELAGRPLERALLGVFAELVDGDGPVADLGCGPGRTTARLASLGLSVFGLDLSESMLAIARRENPGLRFEQGSMLELDLADGALAGALSFYSSIHTPVDRLPDLFAEFHRVLAAGAPLLVAFQAGDEHRHHDRPFGHPVSLTFQRRRPEHMADLLTGAGFTLVSRTVREPDPALDETSPQAFLIARKPER
- the kstD gene encoding 3-oxosteroid 1-dehydrogenase codes for the protein MTSSVHLSRRHVLAAGAAGAAGTALGAGAVAQPAAHAADLPLLGTYDVVVIGSGAAGMTAALTAAKQGLSCVVVEKAPTFGGSAARSGAGIWIPNNSVIIAAGVPDTPAKAAEYLAAVVGPDVSVERQRAFLAHGPAMLSFVMANSPLRFRWMEGYADYYPELPGGLPNGRSIEPDQLDGNLLGPELARLNPPYMDVPAGMVVFSADYKWLALAAVNVKGAAVAAACLARGTAAALRGEKPLTMGQSLAAGLRLGLRSAGVPVWLGTPLTDLYVENGTVSGAVVTRDGAPGLVRARRGVIVGSGGFEHNAAMREHYQRQPIGTDWTVGAKENTGDGIRAGHRLGAALGLMDDAWWGPAIPLPGQPYFCLAERTLPGGLLINAAGARFVNEAAPYSDVVHTMYDVHDTSPAIPAWLIVDQYYRNRYLFKDVLPALPLPADWYSSGAAHKAWTLDALARSIGVPAPALRTTVDRFNAQARHGRDPDFKRGDSAYDHYYTDPSVLPNSCLAPLWLPPYHAFRIVPGDLGTKGGLLTDARARVLREDGSVIKGLYAAGNASSAVMGHSYAGAGSTIGPAMTFGYIAARDIAGSL
- a CDS encoding LysR family transcriptional regulator, which translates into the protein MTLDDLRVFVAVCRAGSLSSVARELGCTQSAVSQHVKRLERETGVALLERQPRGVVPTQAGRVLEAAAAEGISGLDLAVRQLRDLVDGESGYVRVATGATTVRHFMAEAVVAYRRRHPRVNLEFRTVSSGRGSFDALADGTLDLAWITLGPQVRGIEQRPVVELPWVLAVRADDPLAARPYVDVGADLRDVRLIRLPPNSASAAHLDAACAELGVRFAHDTSVADWDTALLLAELGVGRAVLPALPGLPVPGEGELRLIPLPGLRPLPVGWAVRRWDALSPPARAFADLVESHRRATRA
- a CDS encoding sugar ABC transporter substrate-binding protein is translated as MNARTPHTSAVRRFSIALVASASALSLAACGVVDGIGGGDSSESPDKGDDVTVGLLLPDKDTARFEKFDHPLIKKEVASLTHDKGKVVYANAESSTDKQSQQFQQMIADAVDVILVDALDSKAIAPDVQKAKDAGIPVIAYDRLAEGPIDAYVSHDNELVGEVQGRALVEDLGAKAATSKVVMMNGDPADPNTGRFKKGALDELEGEVNIVKRYDTDKWSPEIAKANMEKAISAVGLDNIAAVYSANDGMAGAVIDALKESGASKIPPVTGQDANLDAVQRIVAGEQFMTVYKSFLLEATNAAKMAVFKAQGRTIQFDALTQDSVDSPTQDGIPAQLVSVVPLTKSNIKQTVIQDGVYTVKDICTAEYKADCAAIGLN
- a CDS encoding AMP-dependent synthetase/ligase; this translates as MSTPLPSFAASAAFDDAPGPTLVQPETRRLDGAVREAYVPPFAPPVTHGSLGDLPFDNAAAAPDAVVLSRRGEDGRWSDVTAAQFAEQVQAVAKGLIAEGLEPGDRIAIMARTTYEWTLLDFGAWAAGLVTVPVYPTSSVFQTRWILQDSGAVALVTETAAQAAALGPELDRVPDLHRMWVMEKGHVERLAELGAQQPDGEVGVRRGMLVPDTLATLIYTSGTTGRPKGCALTHGNFFAEVDNAIELLYPIFKARTSEEASVLLFLPMSHVFGRMVAVACIRARVRLGHAPSLKAEDLLPDLAAFRPTCLLTIPYMLEKIFNSARAKAETGGRASSFDRAASVAERYGEAMEARASGTGGGPGTTLKTARAFYDPLVYRRIRNAMGGRVRYAICGGSPLGRRLAAFYSGAGIEIYEGYGLTEVTGAATVTPPSKPRLGTVGWPLPGTRIRIASDGEILISGEQVLRGYWDPSAGGVVPAAADGWLPTGDIGALDDEGYLTITGRKKELLITAGGKSVAPAPLENWLRSHPLISQCMVVGDRRPFVSALMTLDMDGVSHWRRMNGKHPVPAELLVDDAELRAILQRAIDEANKLVSRPESIRRFTILPMDFTELDGHLTPSMKLRREAVMRDFAAEVEELYAT
- a CDS encoding acetyl-CoA C-acetyltransferase gives rise to the protein MSSLLAPAVRRVAIIGGTRIPFARSDGPYATASNQDMLTAVVDGLAERYELGDPGAVGELVAGAVLKHSRDFNLARETVLGSKLDARTPAYDIQQACGTGLQAVIAAANKIALGQTESAIAGGADTASDAPLGVNDELRRILLQARRAKSLGGRLKALSGVRPSHLVPDIPRNAEPRTRRSMGEHAAVTARAWGVSREAQDELAAASHQRLAAAYERGFFEDLVVPFRGLDRDQNLRPGSTPEKLAALKPVFGLDGPDPTMTAGNSTPLTDGAAVVLLASEEWAARRGLEPLAYLTAYETAAVDFVRGDVAGGADGLLMAPAYAVPRMLERAGAALPDFDFVEIHEAFASQVLATLAAWEKRGLAPVDRARLNVTGSSLATGHPFAATGARIVATLAKLLAQKGGSGRGLISVCAAGGQGVTAVLERR